Proteins found in one Rahnella aquatilis CIP 78.65 = ATCC 33071 genomic segment:
- the tssG gene encoding type VI secretion system baseplate subunit TssG, producing the protein MERESQPTRTGLIDALSPRASYLNFYRFCQLLEQAGGDAPLLGTTSTPATDPIRFRPHPGMGFPVSEIRVIEADREHVHATPTVRTTFMGLYGVDAPLPTGYLDDISQRREGYESVEHFLDIFNHRLMTQFYRIWRKYAYPASFQAGGTDETSQCLLGLIGLGIPGTAKHIATPISRFLALLSTMRLPTRTAEGIRALVNLLAPLTQAYIQGHDPVSVEMRSRSGFCAENRIALAQRSVLGRKGKDGNSRVLVSLMTSDPEEAEGWLPGGHLHTDLLVLMRVYLGYRCNARLQLTVPTRLLPEPRLGGSRRIQLGRTGVLGLQESKRDSLPQSLTVSLGTYQGVHEEPLLPAESGEYRFR; encoded by the coding sequence ATGGAACGAGAATCACAGCCAACACGTACCGGGCTGATCGATGCCCTGAGTCCGCGGGCGTCCTACCTGAATTTTTACCGGTTTTGTCAGCTTCTGGAACAGGCTGGCGGGGATGCTCCGCTGCTCGGTACAACCAGCACTCCCGCAACAGATCCAATACGCTTTCGCCCGCATCCGGGCATGGGTTTTCCTGTCAGTGAAATACGCGTCATTGAAGCCGACCGGGAACATGTACACGCCACACCCACCGTTCGTACCACCTTTATGGGGCTCTATGGGGTAGATGCCCCCTTACCCACAGGCTATCTCGACGATATCAGCCAACGGCGGGAAGGATACGAAAGCGTTGAGCATTTTCTGGATATTTTCAACCACCGGCTGATGACGCAGTTCTATCGCATCTGGCGTAAATACGCCTACCCCGCTAGTTTCCAGGCTGGCGGAACGGATGAGACATCACAGTGCCTGCTCGGTCTGATTGGTCTGGGGATACCCGGCACGGCCAAACATATCGCGACGCCGATTTCCCGATTTCTTGCGCTTTTAAGCACTATGCGTTTGCCGACACGAACGGCAGAAGGGATCCGTGCGCTGGTGAATCTGCTGGCACCCCTGACGCAGGCTTATATTCAGGGGCATGACCCGGTGTCAGTGGAAATGCGCAGTCGTAGCGGGTTTTGCGCTGAAAACCGTATTGCGCTGGCACAGCGCAGCGTACTGGGTCGCAAAGGAAAGGACGGTAATAGCCGGGTACTGGTGAGTCTGATGACCTCCGATCCTGAAGAAGCTGAAGGATGGTTACCCGGCGGCCATTTGCATACCGATTTACTCGTGCTGATGCGGGTATATCTCGGCTACCGGTGCAATGCCCGTCTGCAACTCACCGTCCCTACCCGCTTGCTGCCGGAACCCCGGCTCGGCGGGTCCCGACGGATACAGCTCGGGCGCACCGGTGTACTGGGTTTACAGGAAAGCAAACGTGACAGCCTGCCGCAAAGTCTGACCGTCAGCCTCGGCACCTATCAGGGTGTACATGAGGAACCCTTATTACCCGCTGAGTCGGGAGAATACCGGTTCCGTTAA